One segment of Desulfobulbaceae bacterium DNA contains the following:
- a CDS encoding DUF4040 domain-containing protein has translation MIVNAFDIILCLTLVWLAWQILTCADLFEAVVLFVSFGLLMALGWVRLQAIDVALAEAAIGSGLTGVLFLSALRRIATARQGERRIDRDGDPDEKKP, from the coding sequence ATGATTGTTAACGCCTTTGACATCATTCTTTGTCTCACGCTTGTCTGGCTTGCCTGGCAGATACTTACCTGCGCAGACCTTTTTGAGGCTGTGGTTCTCTTTGTCTCCTTCGGTCTCCTCATGGCGCTGGGTTGGGTACGGCTGCAGGCCATTGATGTGGCCTTGGCGGAAGCCGCCATTGGCTCGGGGCTTACCGGGGTTCTTTTCCTCTCGGCCCTGCGGCGCATTGCAACTGCCAGGCAGGGGGAAAGAAGGATTGATCGTGATGGGGATCCCGATGAAAAAAAACCATAA
- a CDS encoding sodium:proton antiporter: MKKNHNSSKKRWRRSLISGLNLFMLAALYAVLAWSYLAFDSESLGLARHADRALFESGVTSRVTAVLLNYRAYDTLLECFVLFLGVVAVWSLRSSSFERRDPPLSPILASLVRLLVPLMLMVGGYLLWAGSHQAGGAFQAGAIWGGVGVLLILTSSPLLSSLPRRLLPLGICLGPFFFVLIALGAMVFGSDFLGYRQEVAAKVIVVLETVAAISIGLTLAGLFDGGSLEDPHQKAAMKVTPTEQEKKR; the protein is encoded by the coding sequence ATGAAAAAAAACCATAATTCGTCAAAAAAAAGATGGAGGCGAAGCCTTATCTCTGGCCTGAACCTGTTTATGCTGGCAGCTTTATATGCCGTGCTTGCCTGGTCCTATCTGGCCTTTGATTCAGAGAGTTTAGGCCTGGCCCGCCATGCCGATCGAGCCCTTTTCGAGAGTGGGGTTACGAGCCGAGTAACCGCTGTTCTTTTAAACTATCGAGCCTACGATACCTTACTGGAATGTTTCGTCCTGTTTTTGGGGGTGGTGGCGGTCTGGTCGCTTCGCTCTTCATCTTTTGAGCGGCGAGATCCCCCTCTAAGTCCGATATTGGCATCTCTGGTGCGCCTTCTTGTGCCGCTTATGCTGATGGTCGGCGGCTATCTGCTCTGGGCCGGAAGTCACCAGGCTGGGGGCGCATTCCAGGCCGGGGCAATTTGGGGAGGCGTTGGGGTTTTGCTTATCCTCACCTCGTCACCGCTGTTGTCTAGCCTGCCTCGCAGGTTGTTGCCCCTGGGCATCTGCTTAGGGCCTTTTTTCTTTGTGTTGATAGCGCTGGGGGCAATGGTCTTTGGGAGTGATTTCCTTGGATATCGACAAGAGGTTGCCGCGAAGGTCATTGTTGTCCTTGAAACAGTTGCGGCAATTTCTATCGGACTCACCCTGGCAGGGCTTTTTGACGGTGGGTCTCTTGAAGACCCGCATCAAAAGGCGGCAATGAAAGTCACCCCAACAGAGCAGGAGAAAAAACGATGA
- a CDS encoding cation:proton antiporter subunit C: protein MNVSPATIYGLTGLFLFVVGLGGFIFCAELLRKILAANIMASGVFLFMVTIAYGSGQLIDPVPQAMVLTGIVVSVSSTAVALALACRVQEMANLRNLQKRNPKEEAG from the coding sequence ATGAATGTTTCTCCTGCCACTATTTATGGTTTGACCGGCCTCTTTCTTTTTGTTGTCGGCCTAGGGGGCTTTATATTTTGCGCCGAACTGCTGCGCAAGATTTTGGCAGCCAATATCATGGCCAGTGGCGTCTTTTTATTTATGGTTACTATTGCCTATGGCAGCGGTCAACTCATTGACCCCGTTCCACAGGCTATGGTTCTCACCGGCATTGTTGTATCGGTGAGCAGTACTGCCGTTGCTCTGGCCCTGGCCTGTCGTGTCCAGGAGATGGCTAATCTCCGTAATCTCCAGAAACGTAATCCAAAGGAAGAGGCCGGATGA
- a CDS encoding oxidoreductase: MINPTPHADLWLIWPIILPLLGALLSFLVKEQSRLAGLLSALLITLVSGGLFREIVTCGERTYALGGWQPPLGITLRADGPAVLMVLMTAVSGLAISIYAGGYFQSRISLSGNSHRYLNQERFFWPLWLLLWGALNGLFMSADIFNMYVTLELVALSSVGLTSLSGKPASQMAAFRYLMVSLLGSLSFLLGVAFLYKTFGTLELAAIRADISLSPPVAMAVALISVGLMLKTALFPFHFWLPPAHANALAPVSAILSGLVIKGSWFVFFRFGQAFLPLIGDHGGRLLAALGGAAIIWGAFQACYQQRLKMLVAYSTVAQIGYLFIIFPLLEVGAGYGAAAVFYFAISHSCAKAAMFLAAGSIFVQLGHDRIQDLAGVRQLLPKTSFALALGGLSLMGLPPAGGFIAKYMYLHLAIGQDNWWMVLLIVTGSCLTAVYIYRAVSQVLSPKPVKRRGPVVVAASMEWSALALALFALLLGFLAPQLLAVFEVIG; the protein is encoded by the coding sequence ATGATAAACCCGACGCCTCACGCTGACCTCTGGCTTATCTGGCCAATTATTCTGCCTTTGTTGGGGGCTTTGCTCTCCTTTTTAGTGAAAGAACAGTCGAGACTGGCGGGCTTACTCAGTGCCCTGCTGATCACTCTGGTCAGTGGTGGCTTATTTAGAGAAATAGTGACCTGTGGGGAGCGCACCTATGCACTGGGAGGCTGGCAGCCCCCCTTAGGCATCACTCTTCGTGCTGATGGCCCAGCTGTTCTTATGGTGTTAATGACGGCTGTGAGCGGCTTGGCCATCAGTATCTACGCTGGCGGCTATTTCCAGAGTCGAATTAGTCTCTCTGGAAATAGCCATCGCTACCTCAATCAGGAACGTTTTTTCTGGCCCTTATGGCTTCTATTATGGGGAGCTTTAAACGGTCTTTTTATGAGCGCTGACATCTTTAATATGTACGTGACCCTGGAGCTTGTTGCCTTGAGCAGTGTCGGTCTGACGTCCCTTTCCGGTAAACCGGCTTCTCAGATGGCAGCATTTCGTTATCTGATGGTCAGTCTGCTTGGTTCTTTGAGCTTCCTCCTGGGCGTGGCCTTCTTGTATAAAACCTTTGGCACTCTCGAATTGGCGGCGATTCGGGCGGATATTTCCCTGTCACCGCCGGTGGCTATGGCAGTAGCCTTGATCAGCGTTGGGCTGATGCTTAAGACCGCTCTTTTTCCCTTTCATTTTTGGCTGCCGCCGGCCCATGCCAACGCCTTGGCGCCTGTGAGCGCTATTCTTTCAGGCCTGGTTATTAAGGGCTCCTGGTTCGTGTTTTTTAGATTCGGGCAGGCCTTTCTCCCCCTGATTGGTGATCATGGAGGTCGTCTTCTGGCAGCACTTGGTGGGGCAGCCATCATCTGGGGGGCCTTTCAAGCCTGTTACCAGCAACGCTTGAAAATGCTGGTGGCGTACTCTACTGTAGCCCAGATTGGCTATCTTTTTATTATTTTCCCTTTGCTGGAGGTGGGTGCCGGGTATGGCGCCGCCGCAGTTTTTTATTTTGCAATTTCCCATAGCTGTGCCAAAGCCGCTATGTTCTTAGCTGCTGGTTCAATATTTGTGCAGTTGGGACATGATCGTATTCAAGACCTTGCCGGGGTCAGGCAGCTGCTGCCCAAGACCTCATTTGCTCTTGCCCTTGGGGGCTTGAGCCTGATGGGATTACCACCTGCCGGTGGCTTTATTGCCAAGTACATGTATCTGCACCTGGCCATCGGACAGGATAACTGGTGGATGGTACTGCTTATTGTCACGGGCAGTTGTTTGACAGCGGTATATATCTACCGGGCCGTCTCTCAGGTTCTTAGCCCGAAACCAGTAAAGAGACGCGGGCCCGTGGTGGTAGCAGCGAGCATGGAGTGGAGTGCCTTGGCATTGGCCCTGTTTGCCCTGTTACTTGGTTTTTTGGCTCCTCAGTTGCTGGCAGTTTTTGAGGTGATTGGATGA
- a CDS encoding monovalent cation/H+ antiporter subunit D family protein, producing the protein MIWHNWLLIVILLSSTLPGLIIFNLNESSHRLRTSLNLFGAIAKMILVLVMILGIQKGYAFAVHLDLLPGVRLMLRADSLSALFVALSSMLWLLTTIYAIAYLEDSPYRSHFFGYFSLCVSVTVGIALAGNLLTFLFFFELLTLSTYPLVVHRGTPEAMAAGRVYLLYTLAGGLVLFVGVVWLHVLVGTVDFSSTRQLSGLVDSHGKSLRIIFVLLIAGVGVKAALFPLHGWLPKAMVAPAPVSALLHAVAVVKAGAFGIIRIVLDVYGLETASTLSLLFPLTLLAGFTIIYGSINALYQDNLKRRLAFSTVSQVSYIALGVSIGTPLAIMGGMVHLVHQGLMKITLFFCAGNIAETLGVHDIKQMNGVGRRLPLTMAAFTVAAMGMIGLPPLAGFVSKWYLGLGALDNGQGWLVGILVLSSLFNAAYFLPVIYVAWFKEQEGDWPVDSGTVGFLETHWMLIVPPAITALLSLLIGLLANSNLSPLSWVRFIVRTGYGL; encoded by the coding sequence ATGATCTGGCATAACTGGTTGCTCATCGTCATTCTTTTAAGTTCCACGCTGCCGGGACTTATTATATTCAACCTTAATGAATCAAGTCATCGCCTGCGGACGTCCTTGAACCTCTTTGGTGCGATTGCCAAAATGATTCTGGTGCTGGTGATGATTCTAGGTATCCAGAAGGGGTATGCTTTTGCTGTGCACCTTGATTTGCTCCCCGGTGTTCGGCTCATGCTGAGAGCGGACTCGCTTTCGGCCCTTTTTGTTGCCTTATCAAGTATGCTTTGGCTTCTTACTACTATTTATGCCATTGCCTACCTTGAGGATTCACCCTATCGCAGTCATTTTTTCGGCTATTTCAGCCTTTGTGTCTCCGTTACCGTCGGTATTGCCTTGGCTGGCAATCTACTGACCTTCCTGTTCTTTTTTGAACTGCTCACCCTGAGCACCTATCCACTGGTGGTGCATCGAGGTACCCCAGAGGCCATGGCTGCCGGCAGGGTCTATCTGCTTTATACCTTAGCGGGTGGTCTTGTACTTTTTGTGGGCGTGGTTTGGCTTCATGTTCTGGTCGGTACGGTTGATTTTAGCAGCACAAGACAGCTCTCCGGCCTGGTGGACAGCCATGGAAAAAGCCTGCGGATTATTTTTGTTCTGCTCATTGCCGGGGTAGGTGTAAAGGCAGCCCTTTTCCCGCTGCATGGCTGGTTGCCGAAGGCTATGGTGGCGCCGGCGCCAGTGAGCGCCCTGCTTCATGCCGTGGCTGTGGTTAAAGCTGGAGCCTTTGGTATTATTCGTATTGTCCTTGATGTCTACGGTCTGGAAACGGCCAGCACGCTGAGCCTGCTTTTTCCCCTGACCCTTCTGGCTGGTTTTACAATCATCTACGGTTCGATTAATGCGCTTTATCAAGATAACCTGAAGCGGCGACTGGCCTTCTCCACGGTGAGTCAGGTCTCCTATATCGCTTTAGGGGTCAGCATTGGTACCCCATTAGCCATTATGGGAGGGATGGTTCATCTGGTTCATCAGGGCCTCATGAAGATAACCCTGTTTTTTTGTGCCGGTAATATTGCCGAAACGCTTGGTGTCCATGATATCAAACAGATGAATGGGGTCGGGCGAAGATTGCCTTTGACCATGGCTGCTTTTACCGTGGCGGCAATGGGGATGATTGGTTTGCCGCCTTTAGCTGGATTTGTCAGCAAGTGGTATTTAGGCTTAGGCGCCCTTGATAACGGGCAAGGTTGGCTGGTAGGGATTTTGGTTCTCTCCAGTCTGTTCAACGCGGCCTATTTTCTGCCGGTAATCTATGTGGCCTGGTTCAAGGAGCAAGAGGGTGATTGGCCGGTTGATAGCGGTACGGTCGGTTTCCTGGAGACGCACTGGATGCTTATTGTTCCCCCTGCGAT